Genomic segment of uncultured Flavobacterium sp.:
AAAACTTTAATTCTTATTGATTCTTAGTCGAAGAATAAGTGAAAAGTATTTCAATAGTTTCGAAAAGCTTATAAAATTAAACAAATGCAAGAATTTTTTAAAATAGCAAGTAAGTCACAGATGAATAAATCCCTACAGATGAACAAGATGTTTAACGTCGCACGTATTTGTGTATGCGTCTGTTGATACTAAAAGTATATATAAGTTGTAAAAAACTTAAACCCTTTTGGTATTAAAAACCCAAAAGGGTTTTTTTATTCCAATTGGTTACGATAACGAAGAATTAAAGAAATAGTAAAGATTATAAAATAGAAACAAACATAAACTTAAATATTATGAGCACAATAAACTACTTAACAAAAACTTTTTCAACATTGAAAAACTTGAGAGCTAAAAGAAATAATCCGCCGCCTCCAATAAAAAATGAATTGGTACATCCGAGATTTGGAATCACAGAAACGGATAAAGCAACGGAGAAAAAAGAGCCAAACTCATTATTGTTTTTGATGTATTCAAAAGAAAATGAAACACTTTTTATCTAAATCGAAGAGTGCTATAAAATAAGGGAAACCTGCTTAATCTTACTGGGCAAATTGTTCGGTAATTTTTTGCGTATAATAGTTTTTGGTTGAATTATGTTTAAGAAAATGAGCAATCAGTTTCGATAAAATTTGTTTGTTTAAGAAATTAGTAGTTAATTTGCACCTTTAAGTTCAAAAACGTATTGAAATGTTATAAAGAAAGGACGAGGGATTAGACCCGATGAATCCTTAGCAACCCTTCGTTAAATCGAAGAAGGTGCTGCATTCTACCACGCCCAAACGTGGAAAGATAACAACAAGAATTTTCTAGTTTCACTCTAGTACTTTCTTTCTAATATTTCCACATACAAATCAATTAATAAAAAGATTTGAAATTGGAAAATATACCAAGTCCCATTATAGTTCAAGATTTCATCACCGAAAGTGGTGCGTCATACCTGTCATTACCATTAAATTTTACAATTTCTGGTTTGCCATTGCACAGCGCGCCTATTGTTTTGGTCAATCATGCATTGACAGGAAATGCTGAGGTAACCGGAGAGAATGGTTGGTGGAATGATTTAATAGGCGAAGAAAAAACAATAGATACCAACAAATACACTATTCTGGCATTTGATGTTCCGGGAAATGGTAATGATTCATTTATAATTGAAAATTATCTGGATTTTACCACAAGAGATGTTGCGCGAATTTTTATAAAAGGTTTAGAAGCTTTAAATATTAGTCAGCTGCACACCATTATTGGAGGTTCTGTTGGTGGAGGAATCGCCTGGGAAATTCTTGCATTGAAACCAAACATCACGCAAAACTTAATTCCCATTGCAACAGATTGGAAATCTACCGATTGGATGATTGCTAATTGCTACTTGCAAGAGCAAATCCTGAACAATTCTTCAAGACCTATTGAAGACGCCAGAATTCATGCAATGTTGTGTTACAGATCACCTGAATCATTCAAAGAAAAATTTCAACGTACAATAAATACCAATCTCTCTATTTTTAATATAGAAAGCTGGTTGGCACATCACGGCGAAAAACTACAAAAGAGATACCAATTGTCATCATATAAATTGATGAACCAATTGCTTAAAACCATAGATATTACCAGAAATAGTGAAGATTTTGAAACTTTAATGTCCAAAACAAATGCGGCGATTCATATTATCGGAATCAATTCAGATTTGTTTTTTACGCCAAAAGAAAATCGGGAAACTTTTCATGAATTAAAAAAGTTTAAAGACAATGTTTTTTACAGCGAAATAGATTCTGTTCACGGACATGACGCTTTTTTAATCGAGTACAAACAATTAGATCATTTACTTGCCGATATTTTTAAGGCAGAAACAATAGAAAAATAAAATGAAAATATTAAAATTTGGAGGTAAATCGTTATCAAACGGAGAAGGACTTAGCAAAGTAGTTTCAATCATTTCTGATAAAGTAAATCAGGGAGAAAAAATTGCCGTTGTTGTTTCGGCACGCGGAAACGCAACAGATGAATTAGAAGATATTTTAAGAATTGCCGCTAAAAACGGAAATTACAAACCTTTATTAGAAAGCTTTAAAGCATATCAGACATCAGATTATCCGCAAGTTGATTTGTCAGAGGAGTTTAATATTTTAGATAAACTTTTTGAAGGTGTAAGTTTGATTGGCGATTACAGTAATAAAATCAAAGATCAGATTTTATCAAAAGGAGAATTGCTTTCGGCTAAATTGTTGACTTCGATTTTAATCGAAAAAGGGATTCCTGCCAATTTTGTTGATACAAGAGAGTTGCTAAAAACCGATTCTAAATTTGGTGACGCGCAGCCATTGGAACAACTTTCTAAGAAAAACGTTATCAATTATTTTAAATTACATAATGGCGAAACGGTAAATATCGTTACAGGTTTCATTGGTTCAAACAATAACAACGACACAACGACTTTAGGAAGAAACGGAAGTAATTATACAGCATCATTAATTGCTAATTATTTAGATGCCGAAGAACTTCAAAATTTCACACACGTTGACGGAATTTACACAGCAAATCCTGATTTAGTTGCCGATGCGAAGAAAATCGAATATTTATCGTTTAACGAAGCAAATGAATTAGCCAATTTTGGAGCAACTATTTTGCATGCCAAAACGATAATTCCGTTGTTAGAAAAAAATATTCCGCTTCGTATTTTAAATACATTCAATCATGAAAATCGTGGTACTTTAATTACCTCAGATTCAGCTAAAGAAGGAATTAAAACACTTTCTGTTTTAGAGAATGTTTCTTTGGTAAATCTTGAAGGACGAGGATTACTAGGAAAATCAGGTGTCGATGCCCGAATTTTTAAAGTAATGGGCGATCATAATATCAGCGTAAGTATTATTTCGCAAGGTTCTTCTGAAAGAGGAATCGGACTTGTTGTGGCGACTGAAAAAGCAACATTGGCAATGGTTGAGTTGGAAAAAGAGTTTGAAAACGACTTTTATTCTAAAGATGTAAATCAAATTACAGTGACTGATAATGTTT
This window contains:
- a CDS encoding alpha/beta fold hydrolase, with amino-acid sequence MENIPSPIIVQDFITESGASYLSLPLNFTISGLPLHSAPIVLVNHALTGNAEVTGENGWWNDLIGEEKTIDTNKYTILAFDVPGNGNDSFIIENYLDFTTRDVARIFIKGLEALNISQLHTIIGGSVGGGIAWEILALKPNITQNLIPIATDWKSTDWMIANCYLQEQILNNSSRPIEDARIHAMLCYRSPESFKEKFQRTINTNLSIFNIESWLAHHGEKLQKRYQLSSYKLMNQLLKTIDITRNSEDFETLMSKTNAAIHIIGINSDLFFTPKENRETFHELKKFKDNVFYSEIDSVHGHDAFLIEYKQLDHLLADIFKAETIEK